One genomic region from Salipiger sp. CCB-MM3 encodes:
- a CDS encoding aspartate aminotransferase family protein → MLTNDQLAKWDRESFFHPSTNLGQFARGEGPQRIVTGGSGVHITDRDGNRLLDGFAGLYCVNVGYGRTEISEAIAKQAHELAYYHAYAGHGSEASITLSKMVMDRAPENMARVYFGLGGSDANETNIKLIWYYNNILGRPEKKKIISRWRGYHGSGLMTGSLTGLELFHKKFDLPLAQVIHTEAPYYYRRPDLKMSEADFTAHCVAELEALIEREGADTIAAFIGEPVLGTGGIVPPPEGYWPAIQKVLDKHDILLVVDEVVTGFGRLGSMFGSDHYGVKPDLITSAKGLTSAYAPLSASIVGQRMWDVLCQGTDEYGVLGHGWTYSAHPIGAAAGIANLELIDKLGLVDNAAKTGAYLVNTMREAVGAHVNVGEVRGEGMLCAVELVAERDGRKFFDASEGKGAKVVAAMLERGVIARAMPQGDILGFAPPLCLTTEEADKIVSVTKDAITSVLG, encoded by the coding sequence ATGCTGACCAACGACCAACTCGCCAAATGGGACCGCGAGAGCTTCTTCCACCCTTCGACCAACCTCGGCCAGTTCGCGCGCGGCGAAGGCCCGCAGCGCATCGTCACCGGCGGCAGCGGCGTGCATATCACCGACCGCGACGGCAATCGCCTGCTCGACGGCTTTGCCGGGCTCTACTGCGTCAACGTCGGCTATGGCCGCACCGAGATCTCCGAGGCAATCGCCAAGCAGGCGCATGAGCTGGCCTATTACCATGCCTACGCAGGCCACGGCTCCGAAGCCTCGATCACCCTGTCGAAGATGGTCATGGATCGCGCGCCCGAGAATATGGCGCGGGTCTACTTCGGCCTCGGCGGCTCGGACGCCAATGAGACCAACATCAAGCTGATCTGGTACTACAACAACATCCTTGGCCGTCCCGAGAAGAAGAAGATCATCTCGCGCTGGCGGGGCTATCATGGCTCGGGGCTGATGACTGGCTCGCTGACCGGGCTCGAGCTGTTCCACAAGAAGTTCGACCTGCCGCTGGCGCAGGTGATCCACACCGAGGCACCCTATTATTACCGCCGCCCCGACCTGAAAATGTCCGAGGCCGACTTCACCGCCCATTGCGTCGCCGAACTGGAAGCGCTGATCGAGCGCGAGGGCGCCGACACCATCGCCGCCTTCATCGGCGAGCCGGTACTGGGCACCGGCGGCATCGTGCCCCCGCCCGAGGGCTACTGGCCCGCGATCCAGAAGGTGCTCGACAAGCACGACATCCTGCTTGTGGTCGACGAGGTGGTGACCGGCTTCGGGCGGCTCGGCTCGATGTTCGGCTCGGACCACTACGGCGTAAAGCCCGACTTGATCACCTCCGCCAAGGGCCTCACTTCGGCTTACGCGCCGCTTTCGGCCTCGATCGTCGGCCAGCGCATGTGGGACGTGCTGTGCCAGGGCACCGACGAATATGGCGTGCTGGGCCACGGCTGGACCTATTCGGCTCACCCGATCGGCGCGGCGGCGGGCATCGCCAACCTCGAACTGATCGACAAGCTGGGGCTGGTCGACAATGCCGCCAAGACCGGTGCCTATCTGGTGAACACCATGCGCGAGGCGGTGGGCGCGCACGTCAACGTCGGCGAAGTGCGCGGCGAGGGCATGCTCTGTGCGGTGGAACTGGTGGCCGAGCGTGACGGGCGCAAGTTCTTTGACGCCTCCGAGGGCAAGGGCGCCAAGGTCGTCGCCGCGATGCTCGAACGCGGGGTGATCGCGCGCGCCATGCCGCAGGGCGACATTCTCGGCTTCGCGCCGCCGCTCTGCCTGACCACCGAGGAAGCCGACAAGATCGTCTCGGTCACCAAGGACGCCATCACCAGCGTTCTGGGCTGA
- a CDS encoding NAD-dependent succinate-semialdehyde dehydrogenase: MSDLSNRPTFGLTDPGLLPGSGDFASEGRLAVRDPATGTLVAQVAISDARGAGQAVDAAHAAFDGWATTLPQDRAAILHRWHALIMEAKEDLSRIMVAEQGKPISEARGEIDYAASFVQFYAEEALRPNIEGVTSHLPDAEMELWREPVGVAALITPWNFPSAMITRKAAAALAAGCTVVIHPSAETPLSALALAELARRAGFPEGVVNTVVGDAAAIVGEWTSDKRVRALSFTGSTEVGRLLYRQSADTVKRLVMELGGHAPFIVFKSADIDRAVTEAIKAKFATSGQDCLGANRFYIQRPVYEEFCAKFTKAVEALTLGRGMDDPDIGPLIHERAIDKQQAHVDDAIAKGAKLLTGGGVEEDLGKLFYKPTVLADVPDEAAIMSEETFGPVAPLTVFDDEAEVIARANATEYGLVAYVHSQDPRRIYRLTRALQFGMVAVNRTKVTGAPIPFGGTKQSGLGREGARQGLEAFTDIKYVCRDWG; this comes from the coding sequence ATGAGCGATCTGTCGAACAGACCGACTTTCGGACTTACCGATCCGGGCCTGCTGCCCGGCAGCGGCGACTTTGCAAGCGAAGGCCGCCTCGCGGTCCGCGACCCCGCCACCGGCACGCTGGTGGCGCAGGTCGCGATCAGCGACGCGCGCGGCGCGGGGCAGGCGGTGGACGCCGCCCATGCCGCCTTCGACGGCTGGGCCACCACGCTGCCGCAGGACCGCGCGGCGATCCTGCACCGCTGGCACGCGCTGATCATGGAGGCGAAAGAGGATCTCTCGCGCATCATGGTCGCCGAGCAGGGCAAGCCGATCAGCGAGGCGCGGGGCGAGATCGATTACGCCGCCAGCTTCGTGCAGTTCTACGCCGAAGAGGCGCTGCGCCCGAACATCGAAGGCGTCACCAGCCATCTGCCCGACGCCGAGATGGAGCTTTGGCGCGAGCCGGTGGGTGTAGCGGCGCTGATCACCCCGTGGAATTTCCCCTCGGCGATGATCACCCGCAAAGCCGCCGCCGCTCTGGCCGCTGGCTGCACCGTGGTGATCCATCCCTCCGCCGAGACGCCGCTGTCGGCGCTGGCGCTGGCGGAACTCGCCCGCCGCGCCGGTTTCCCCGAAGGCGTGGTCAACACCGTGGTCGGCGATGCCGCCGCCATTGTCGGTGAATGGACTTCGGACAAACGGGTGCGGGCGCTGTCCTTCACCGGCTCCACCGAGGTGGGCCGCCTGCTCTACCGCCAGTCGGCGGATACGGTGAAACGGCTGGTGATGGAACTGGGCGGCCACGCGCCCTTCATCGTCTTCAAAAGCGCCGACATCGACCGCGCGGTGACCGAGGCGATCAAGGCCAAATTCGCCACCTCGGGGCAGGACTGTCTCGGCGCCAACCGCTTCTACATCCAGCGGCCCGTCTATGAGGAATTCTGCGCCAAGTTCACCAAGGCGGTCGAGGCGCTGACCCTCGGGCGCGGCATGGATGATCCCGACATCGGCCCGCTGATCCACGAGCGCGCCATCGACAAGCAGCAGGCGCATGTGGATGACGCCATCGCCAAGGGCGCAAAGCTGCTCACCGGCGGCGGCGTGGAGGAAGACCTCGGCAAGCTCTTCTACAAGCCCACCGTGCTGGCCGACGTGCCGGACGAGGCCGCGATCATGTCCGAGGAAACCTTTGGCCCGGTCGCGCCGCTCACCGTCTTTGATGACGAGGCAGAGGTGATCGCCCGCGCCAATGCCACCGAATACGGGCTGGTCGCCTACGTCCACAGCCAAGACCCGCGCCGCATCTACCGCCTGACCCGCGCGCTGCAGTTCGGCATGGTCGCGGTCAACCGCACCAAGGTCACCGGCGCGCCGATCCCCTTCGGCGGCACCAAGCAATCCGGGCTCGGCCGCGAGGGCGCCCGTCAGGGCCTCGAGGCCTTCACCGACATCAAATACGTCTGCCGCGATTGGGGCTGA
- a CDS encoding Lrp/AsnC family transcriptional regulator codes for MDSTRLDTRDIAILATLSREGRIAKTELAARVNLSPTPCWERMKRLEKAGLITGYRAEIDLAALGPHVQVFVTVELDSHRAESFQLFERTVARMDEITGCWAIGGGYDYLMQVVTTDVAAFQDMMDGLLESRAGVRRYYSYIVTKPVKSDPPALGLLRG; via the coding sequence ATGGACTCCACCCGCCTCGACACCCGAGATATCGCCATTCTCGCCACGCTCAGCCGCGAAGGCCGCATCGCCAAGACGGAACTGGCGGCGCGGGTGAACCTGTCACCCACCCCCTGCTGGGAGCGGATGAAGCGGCTCGAGAAGGCCGGGCTGATCACCGGCTATCGCGCCGAGATCGACCTCGCCGCGCTTGGACCGCATGTGCAGGTCTTCGTCACGGTCGAGCTCGACAGCCACCGCGCCGAAAGCTTCCAGCTGTTCGAGCGCACCGTGGCGCGGATGGATGAGATCACCGGCTGCTGGGCTATCGGCGGCGGCTATGACTATCTGATGCAGGTGGTCACGACCGATGTGGCTGCCTTTCAGGACATGATGGACGGGCTGCTGGAAAGCCGCGCCGGGGTCCGGCGCTATTACAGCTATATCGTCACCAAGCCGGTGAAGAGCGATCCGCCCGCGCTCGGGCTGCTGCGCGGCTAG
- the doeA gene encoding ectoine hydrolase DoeA (DoeA (degradation of ectoine A) is also called EutD (ectoine utilization D).) produces the protein MPELQRTPERYTTEEYEARLVKIRARMEREGLDLLILSDPSNMAWVAGYGGWSFYVHQCVLVGPDGPPVWFGRGQDANGAYRTVWMQPEYVIGYPDHYVQSTERHPMEYLCSKLAELGWDKGNIGVEMDNYWFSARAYERLSSGLPDAKLKDITGFINWQRAVKSEKELEYMRQAARIVERMHHRIADKVEVGIRKCDLVAEIYDAGLRYDEWYGHGGDYPAIVPLLPSGPDAAAPHLTWDDLPMKSGEGTFFEIAGCYQRYHVPLSRTIYLGKPPQEILDAEKAVLEGMDAGLEAARAGNLCEDIAKAFFGTLEKYGIEKDNRAGYSIGLSYPPDWGERTMSIRRGDKTELQPGMTFHFMTGLWMESWGYETTESIAITDGAPEVFCDIPRKMLIKE, from the coding sequence ATGCCCGAACTTCAAAGAACCCCAGAGCGCTACACGACCGAAGAATACGAAGCCCGGCTGGTGAAAATCCGCGCCCGCATGGAGCGCGAAGGCCTCGACCTGCTGATCCTCAGCGACCCGTCGAACATGGCTTGGGTCGCGGGCTACGGCGGCTGGTCCTTTTATGTGCATCAATGCGTGCTGGTCGGACCCGACGGTCCGCCGGTCTGGTTCGGCCGCGGGCAAGATGCCAATGGCGCCTATCGCACGGTCTGGATGCAGCCCGAATATGTCATCGGCTATCCTGACCACTATGTGCAGTCCACCGAGCGCCACCCGATGGAGTATCTGTGCTCGAAGCTCGCGGAACTGGGCTGGGACAAGGGCAATATCGGCGTCGAGATGGACAACTACTGGTTCTCGGCCCGCGCCTATGAGCGTCTGAGCAGCGGCCTGCCCGACGCCAAGCTCAAGGACATCACCGGTTTCATCAACTGGCAGCGCGCGGTGAAGTCGGAAAAGGAGCTCGAATATATGCGTCAGGCCGCGCGCATCGTCGAGCGCATGCATCACCGCATCGCCGATAAGGTCGAGGTGGGCATCCGCAAATGCGATCTGGTGGCCGAGATCTATGACGCCGGGCTGCGCTATGATGAATGGTACGGCCATGGCGGCGACTATCCGGCCATCGTGCCGCTGCTGCCCTCTGGCCCCGATGCCGCCGCGCCGCATCTTACATGGGACGATCTGCCGATGAAGTCGGGGGAGGGGACCTTTTTCGAGATCGCCGGCTGCTACCAGCGCTATCACGTGCCGCTGTCGCGCACGATCTACCTCGGCAAACCGCCGCAGGAGATTCTGGATGCCGAAAAGGCGGTGCTCGAGGGGATGGACGCAGGTCTTGAAGCTGCGCGCGCGGGCAACCTTTGCGAGGACATCGCCAAGGCCTTCTTTGGCACGCTCGAGAAATACGGCATCGAGAAGGACAACCGCGCGGGCTATTCCATCGGTCTCAGCTACCCGCCGGACTGGGGCGAGCGCACCATGTCGATCCGCCGCGGCGACAAGACCGAACTGCAGCCGGGGATGACCTTCCACTTCATGACCGGCCTGTGGATGGAGAGCTGGGGCTATGAGACCACGGAATCCATCGCCATCACCGACGGTGCGCCCGAGGTCTTCTGCGACATTCCCCGCAAGATGCTGATCAAGGAATGA
- a CDS encoding LLM class flavin-dependent oxidoreductase, whose product MKNIGFLSFGHWSPQRGSATRTASDALLQAIELAVAAEELGLDGAYYRVHHFARQHASPFPLLAAVGARTSKIEIGTGVIDMRYENPLYMAEDAGAADLISQGRLQLGISRGSPEQVIDGWRYFGYAPAEDETDADMGRRHAQVFLQMLEGQGFAEPNPRPMFPNPPGKLRIEPFSEGLKDRIWWGAGSNKTAEWAAMLGMNLQSSTLKDDETGEPFHIQQAKQIRAYRGAWKAAGHSRKPRVSVSRSIFALMNDQDRMYFGTGGKGDDSVGFIEQQRSIFGRSYADEPDRLIEQLKGDEAIAEADTLLLTVPNSLGVDYNAHVIESILSHVAPALGWR is encoded by the coding sequence ATGAAAAACATCGGCTTTTTGTCTTTCGGCCATTGGTCGCCGCAGCGCGGGTCGGCCACGCGCACAGCCTCTGACGCTTTGCTGCAGGCTATCGAGCTTGCGGTGGCGGCAGAAGAGCTTGGGCTCGATGGGGCCTACTATCGCGTCCACCATTTTGCGCGCCAGCATGCCAGCCCCTTCCCGCTGCTCGCGGCGGTCGGGGCGCGGACCTCGAAGATCGAGATCGGCACCGGCGTCATCGACATGCGCTATGAGAACCCGCTTTATATGGCCGAGGATGCCGGCGCTGCCGATCTGATCAGCCAGGGCCGCCTGCAGCTGGGGATCAGCCGCGGCAGCCCCGAGCAGGTGATCGACGGCTGGCGCTACTTTGGCTATGCCCCCGCTGAGGATGAGACCGACGCGGACATGGGGCGCCGTCACGCGCAGGTCTTCCTGCAGATGCTCGAGGGGCAGGGCTTTGCCGAGCCGAACCCGCGGCCGATGTTCCCCAACCCGCCGGGCAAGCTGCGGATCGAGCCCTTCTCGGAGGGGCTGAAGGACCGCATCTGGTGGGGCGCCGGGTCGAACAAAACCGCCGAATGGGCAGCCATGCTGGGTATGAACCTGCAAAGCTCGACGCTCAAGGACGATGAGACCGGCGAGCCCTTCCACATCCAGCAGGCCAAGCAGATCCGCGCCTATCGTGGGGCTTGGAAAGCTGCGGGCCATAGTCGGAAGCCTCGGGTGTCGGTGAGCCGCTCGATCTTTGCGCTGATGAACGATCAGGACCGGATGTATTTCGGCACTGGCGGCAAAGGGGACGACTCCGTGGGCTTCATCGAGCAACAGCGCTCGATCTTCGGGCGTTCCTATGCCGACGAGCCCGATCGGTTGATCGAGCAGCTGAAAGGCGATGAGGCGATTGCCGAGGCCGATACGCTGTTGCTGACGGTGCCGAACTCGCTCGGGGTCGATTACAACGCCCATGTGATCGAGAGCATCCTCAGCCATGTGGCACCTGCCCTTGGCTGGCGCTGA
- the eutC gene encoding ethanolamine ammonia-lyase subunit EutC — MSDISSKLAQLGRMTPSRVRLDASASPLPLSRLLAFQEDHAAAKDAIFETPDWDGLRRELRPLAQVSSRARSRAEYLKRPDLGRQLAPGTELPLIEPDLAIVIADGLSPPAVTAHAAAVVRHLRALLPELTEAPVCFAEQARVAIGDQIAERLGAQMVLVLIGERPGLTVSHSLGAYLTWAPRSGTRDSARNCVSNIHTSGGLTPPRAAERLAWLITEARRLSTTGIGLKDRSGELTIVS; from the coding sequence ATGAGCGATATCAGCAGCAAACTGGCCCAGCTTGGCCGCATGACTCCCTCTCGCGTGCGGCTCGACGCCAGCGCGAGCCCACTGCCGCTGTCGAGGCTACTGGCCTTTCAAGAGGACCATGCCGCCGCCAAGGACGCCATCTTTGAGACGCCCGATTGGGACGGCTTGCGCCGCGAGTTGCGCCCGCTGGCGCAGGTCTCCAGCCGCGCGCGGAGCCGCGCCGAATATCTCAAGCGCCCGGACCTCGGGCGCCAACTCGCGCCCGGCACCGAACTTCCGCTCATCGAGCCGGATCTGGCGATCGTTATTGCCGATGGCCTCTCGCCGCCTGCCGTCACCGCCCATGCCGCAGCGGTCGTCCGGCACCTGCGCGCGCTTTTGCCCGAGCTCACCGAGGCCCCCGTCTGCTTTGCCGAGCAGGCGCGGGTGGCGATCGGCGACCAGATCGCCGAGCGGCTCGGCGCGCAAATGGTGCTGGTGCTGATCGGCGAACGTCCGGGGCTCACCGTCTCGCACAGCCTTGGCGCCTATCTCACTTGGGCACCGCGCAGCGGCACCCGCGACAGCGCCCGAAACTGCGTGTCGAACATCCACACCTCCGGCGGCCTGACGCCGCCGCGCGCCGCCGAGCGGCTGGCGTGGCTGATCACCGAGGCGCGGCGGCTGTCCACCACCGGCATCGGCCTCAAGGACCGCAGCGGCGAGCTGACCATCGTTTCCTGA
- a CDS encoding ethanolamine ammonia-lyase subunit EutB produces the protein MPTYRATARGEQFVFRSLAHLLSAATPEKSGDQLAGIAASSALERVAARRALLDLPLKTFLTEAVVPYEADEVTRLIIDSHDAAAFAPFASMTVGDLRDWLLSPAAHTAALSAAAPGFTPEMIAAVSKLMRNQDLIRVARKTEVITAFRTTLGKRGTLSTRLQPNHPADDPRGIAVAMLDGLFFGAGDAVIGINPASDNIGNCHDLLVALDDIRTRFDMPAQSCVLTHVTNALDLLDAGAPVDLIFQSIAGTQAANDGFGVTLDVLREANDAGRAAGRGTVGQNTMYFETGQGAALSADGHHGVDQQTLEARAYGVARAFEPMIVNTVVGFIGPEYLYDGKQIIRAGLEDHFCGKLLGLPMGVDVCYTNHVQADQDDMDVLATLLVAAGVTFLITVPGADDAMLGYQSLGFEDIAYLREVSGLTPAPEFDAWLKTAGLGGQRGALPDPDMILRNMGLVA, from the coding sequence ATGCCGACCTATCGTGCCACCGCGCGCGGCGAACAGTTCGTGTTCCGCTCGCTTGCGCATCTTCTGAGCGCAGCCACGCCCGAGAAATCCGGCGACCAACTGGCGGGCATCGCCGCAAGCTCGGCGCTGGAGCGCGTGGCCGCGCGCCGCGCCCTGCTCGACCTGCCGCTGAAGACCTTCCTCACCGAAGCGGTCGTGCCCTATGAGGCCGACGAGGTGACGCGGCTGATCATCGACAGCCATGACGCGGCAGCCTTTGCGCCTTTCGCGTCGATGACCGTCGGCGATCTGCGCGACTGGCTGCTCTCACCAGCGGCGCATACCGCCGCGCTCAGCGCCGCCGCGCCGGGTTTCACCCCCGAGATGATCGCCGCCGTCAGCAAGCTGATGCGCAATCAGGACCTGATCCGCGTCGCGCGCAAGACCGAGGTGATCACCGCCTTTCGCACCACGCTGGGCAAACGCGGCACCCTGTCGACGCGGCTGCAGCCCAACCACCCCGCCGATGACCCGCGCGGCATCGCCGTGGCCATGCTCGACGGTCTGTTCTTCGGCGCGGGCGACGCGGTGATCGGGATCAACCCCGCCTCCGACAATATCGGCAACTGCCACGACCTTCTGGTCGCGCTCGACGACATCCGCACCCGCTTTGACATGCCCGCGCAATCCTGCGTGCTGACCCATGTGACCAATGCGCTCGACCTGCTCGACGCCGGTGCGCCGGTCGACCTGATCTTCCAGTCGATCGCGGGCACGCAGGCGGCGAATGACGGCTTTGGGGTTACGCTCGATGTGCTGCGTGAGGCCAATGACGCCGGACGCGCCGCCGGGCGCGGCACGGTCGGTCAGAACACAATGTATTTCGAAACCGGCCAGGGTGCCGCGCTGTCGGCCGATGGCCACCACGGCGTCGATCAGCAGACGCTCGAGGCCCGCGCCTATGGCGTCGCCCGCGCCTTCGAGCCGATGATCGTCAACACGGTGGTCGGCTTCATCGGGCCGGAATATCTCTACGACGGCAAGCAGATCATCCGCGCCGGGCTGGAGGATCACTTCTGCGGCAAGCTGCTCGGCCTGCCGATGGGCGTGGACGTGTGCTACACCAACCATGTGCAGGCCGATCAAGACGACATGGACGTGCTGGCCACGCTGCTCGTCGCGGCGGGCGTCACCTTCCTGATCACCGTGCCGGGCGCCGATGACGCGATGCTTGGCTACCAGAGCCTCGGCTTCGAAGACATCGCCTATCTGCGCGAGGTCTCCGGCCTGACACCGGCGCCCGAGTTCGACGCGTGGCTCAAGACAGCAGGGCTTGGCGGTCAGCGCGGCGCACTGCCGGACCCCGACATGATCCTGCGCAACATGGGACTGGTGGCATGA
- a CDS encoding phosphotransferase — protein sequence MMMKPLGSAAHAMEETIETVIRDAPLFEGGRDVVYGPVSGGISNENWRVKRKDGSGDWFVKVPGNGTEMFIDRDAAMDASRKAAAAGLGPRVHDDLAHRGVEINDFLPDRRASTHSDFADIENCRAAISAYRTMHALPALGLTKTVFDMIDEHAQQVAELGGRKYREDAWLRLNTQLAREAIDASGVDLVASFNDPMPGNFMIGEDGSIMLIDYEYASMNDRCYDLGIWFGEMFFTPERELELIEAYFGEVRPEIISRVTVHKALADVKWSLWSMVQLEVSRLDFDFHKYGMWKKMRARSIMEAPDWATHLRRL from the coding sequence ATGATGATGAAACCTCTCGGCAGCGCCGCGCATGCCATGGAAGAGACGATCGAGACAGTGATCCGCGATGCGCCACTGTTCGAAGGCGGGCGCGATGTGGTCTATGGCCCGGTTTCGGGCGGCATTTCGAACGAGAACTGGCGGGTAAAGCGCAAGGACGGCAGCGGCGATTGGTTCGTCAAAGTCCCCGGCAATGGCACCGAGATGTTCATCGACCGCGACGCCGCCATGGACGCCTCGCGCAAGGCCGCTGCGGCGGGTCTGGGGCCACGGGTGCATGATGACCTCGCGCACCGGGGCGTCGAGATCAACGACTTCCTGCCCGACCGCCGCGCCTCGACCCACAGCGATTTCGCCGACATCGAAAACTGCCGCGCCGCCATCTCCGCGTATCGCACGATGCATGCGCTTCCGGCGCTCGGGCTGACCAAGACCGTCTTTGACATGATCGACGAACACGCCCAGCAGGTCGCCGAGCTTGGCGGGCGCAAGTATCGCGAGGACGCCTGGCTGCGGCTCAACACCCAATTGGCGCGCGAGGCGATCGATGCCTCGGGCGTGGACCTCGTCGCCTCGTTCAACGATCCGATGCCGGGCAATTTCATGATCGGCGAGGATGGCTCGATCATGCTGATCGACTACGAATACGCCTCGATGAACGACCGCTGCTATGATCTGGGGATCTGGTTCGGCGAGATGTTCTTTACCCCCGAGCGCGAATTGGAACTGATCGAGGCCTATTTCGGCGAGGTCCGCCCCGAGATCATCAGCCGCGTCACCGTGCACAAGGCTCTGGCCGATGTGAAATGGTCGCTGTGGTCGATGGTGCAGCTCGAGGTGTCGCGGCTCGACTTCGATTTCCACAAATACGGCATGTGGAAGAAGATGCGCGCCCGTTCGATCATGGAAGCGCCCGACTGGGCCACTCACCTGCGGAGATTGTAA
- a CDS encoding phosphotransferase family protein, with protein sequence MSQLVTDDMMAETLAAAGLDPAAATPGPAALASPSYKALESRSALAGGTFVKRMHPEMIHWFDLPAAIAGARAAGDTGAGPKVLWSDEATGAIAMTACAKGWVTARQHHLQDAQTVGTIMTALRKLHAGPALPRRFDPFAEIDRVIEAHGAQGIALPDDILWLRRLVAQAEPLLDGALAPCRNDGSSSNILIGPEGEVLLVDYDRAGMNDPLYDVGCLLAEMTDIETDMEAAYTAYAGSFDAAGFARARLWSHVDDLMHALWARLMSHLSERGAVEWLKYGEWRLLRLRMMLRHPSFEEKIRITGVAA encoded by the coding sequence ATGAGCCAGCTCGTCACCGATGACATGATGGCCGAGACGCTCGCGGCGGCGGGGCTTGACCCTGCCGCGGCGACGCCCGGCCCGGCGGCGCTGGCCTCGCCCAGCTACAAGGCGCTGGAAAGCCGGTCGGCTCTGGCGGGCGGGACCTTCGTCAAACGCATGCACCCTGAGATGATCCATTGGTTCGACCTGCCCGCTGCCATCGCCGGGGCCCGCGCCGCGGGCGACACCGGGGCCGGGCCAAAGGTGCTTTGGTCCGACGAGGCCACTGGCGCCATAGCCATGACCGCCTGCGCAAAGGGCTGGGTCACCGCGCGCCAGCACCACCTGCAGGATGCGCAGACCGTGGGCACCATCATGACCGCGCTGCGCAAGCTGCACGCTGGTCCCGCGCTGCCACGCCGCTTCGATCCCTTCGCCGAGATTGACCGGGTGATCGAGGCCCATGGCGCGCAGGGCATCGCCTTGCCCGATGACATCCTGTGGCTGCGCCGACTGGTGGCGCAGGCCGAACCGCTGCTCGATGGCGCGCTCGCGCCCTGCCGCAACGATGGCTCATCCTCCAACATCCTGATCGGCCCCGAAGGCGAGGTGCTGCTGGTGGATTACGACCGCGCCGGGATGAACGACCCGCTCTATGACGTCGGCTGCCTGCTGGCCGAGATGACCGACATCGAGACCGACATGGAAGCCGCCTACACCGCCTATGCCGGCAGTTTCGACGCCGCTGGCTTTGCGCGGGCACGGCTTTGGTCGCATGTGGACGATCTGATGCATGCGCTTTGGGCGCGGCTGATGTCGCACCTGTCGGAGCGCGGCGCGGTGGAATGGCTGAAATACGGGGAATGGCGGCTGCTGCGCCTGCGCATGATGCTGCGCCATCCCTCTTTCGAAGAGAAGATCCGCATCACGGGAGTGGCCGCATGA